One Halorussus salinus genomic region harbors:
- a CDS encoding helix-turn-helix transcriptional regulator translates to MSADTLTSVGTLRAFERDLLYAVRALERDNDTPPKGLAIKAYLDEQYGDDINHSRLYQNLDQLVECGLLEKAERDGRTNEYATTDTAEQPLIEHAKRRADAVGLHGGSSK, encoded by the coding sequence ATGAGTGCTGACACTCTCACATCGGTCGGAACCCTCCGAGCGTTCGAGCGCGACTTGCTGTACGCGGTGCGCGCGCTGGAACGCGACAATGACACCCCGCCGAAAGGTCTCGCCATCAAGGCCTACCTCGATGAACAGTATGGCGATGATATCAATCATTCTCGCCTCTATCAGAATCTCGATCAACTCGTGGAATGCGGTCTGTTAGAGAAGGCCGAGAGGGATGGCCGCACGAACGAGTACGCGACGACCGACACTGCCGAGCAACCCCTCATCGAACATGCCAAGCGCCGCGCGGATGCGGTCGGCCTGCATGGAGGTAGCTCGAAATGA
- a CDS encoding transcriptional regulator has product MRRPGDWMQLPTDERILETLESSGLILSPAVIAKNIDRSRHEVNRRLTALVDYGLVEREERGYYIISETGQQYLAGEFDASTLDEDEK; this is encoded by the coding sequence ATGCGCAGACCCGGCGATTGGATGCAACTCCCCACCGACGAGCGCATTCTGGAAACGCTCGAATCGTCGGGTCTGATTCTCTCCCCCGCCGTTATCGCCAAGAACATCGACAGAAGCCGTCACGAAGTGAATCGGCGATTGACGGCTCTCGTGGACTACGGCCTTGTTGAGCGCGAAGAGAGAGGCTACTACATTATCAGCGAAACAGGCCAGCAGTATCTCGCGGGAGAGTTCGACGCGAGTACGCTCGACGAAGACGAGAAGTAG